Genomic DNA from Thalassoroseus pseudoceratinae:
GCATCACCAATCGGAAGTTGATGTGAAGGTGTTGGAGCAACGCTTTATCGAAGACATCTACGTTCGCAAGATTTTGTTGTTGAAAACCGGGACGGACAAAGTCGTTCAGTTCGGAATCGTGCGATTCGATTTCCAATACGTCACTGACGCGGTGCGAGATGAGATTCTCTCTGGAGAGATACCGCTCGGACGAGCGTTGATCAATCATAACGTGCTCCGCCATATCGATTTAGGAGCCGTTCTCCGGATCACACCCGGACCCGAATTGGCGAGGTTGATGTCAACCTCTACGGATCAAATCACCTACGGACGGCTTGCAACGATCTTCTGCAATCAGCAGCCAGCCGTAGATTTGTTGGAAATTTCCGCACCGCTCGCCTAGAAATCATCGTTGTAGCATCTTGCCGTTAGACGCCCGCCCCCGACTCTCCAGCCAGACACAAAAATGATTCAAACCACACCCACGACGAAGACTCGTCCGCAGCCGAACTTGGAAAATTCCTACGACGTCGTGGTGATCGGTGGGGGCCCCGCCGGTTCTACCGTGGCCGCGTTGGTTGCCGAACAAGGCCGATCAGTGCTGCTATTGGAACGCACCGCGGTGCCGCGATTTCACGTCGGTGAGTCACTGATTCCCGAAACCTACTGGCCGTTGGAACGGTTGGGATTGCTGGATCGAATGCGGGAGAGTGCATTCCCCAAGAAGTTTAGTGTTCAGTTCGTCAGCGAAGGTCACAAGGAATCTGCCCCGTTCTATTTCGATGAGCACAATCCGCATGAGTCGTCGGTGACTTGGCAGGTCGAACGCGGAATCTTCGACGAAATGCTGATTGACAGAGCCGTTGAACTCGGCGCGAGTTGCCGGACCGACGCCCAGGTTTTGGATGTCATGTTCACCGAAGACCGCGCCAAAGGTGTGCGTGTGAAAACCGAGGATGGAACCCGCGACATCGCATGCCAAGTCGTGATTGACGCTTCGGGGCAGTCGGCGTTTCTGGCCTCCCGTTTGAACTTGCGAGTGCCCGATCCCAAGTTGCGAATGGCCACCATCTGGACCTACTACGAGAACGCGATCCGTGGCAAGGGGAAAGACGAGGGGGCCACGCTCATTTTGCAGACACCGGGCAAGAAATCTTGGTTCTGGTATATTCCCCTGCCCGACAACATTGTGAGCATTGGTTGCACGGGAACGTTGGATTACATGTTTGGCGACAAACTTCCTGCTGCCGATGTCTACGAGCGGGAACTCAAACGGTGTCCGGCATTGCAACGTCGACTGGAACCCGCTCAACGTGTCGCCGACCACTTCACCACCAAAGACTTTTCTTACACGACTAGCAAATCCGCGGGATCGGGGTGGTTGCTTGTCGGCGACGCTGGTGGTTTTATTGATCCTGTATATTCGTCGGGCGTTTTTCTGGCATTGAAGTCGGGGTGGATGGCCGCCGACGCGATCGCTGCAGCGTTTAAAACTAACGACTTCTCTGAGACGACATTAGGGAGCTGGGTCCCTGAGTATCGTGCGGGAGTCAGCCGTTTCCGGAAGTTGGTATACGCGTTCTACTCAACCGAATTTAGTTTCGGTTCCTTCCTGAAACAGCATCCGGAATATCACTCGGCGGTTGTGGACATTTTGATCGGAAATGTCTTCAAGCCCGAACTCGACGAGATGTTCGAAGCGATGGGAACTCCTTAGTCTTAAGCACCGTCTCTGCTACCGACTCAAGGCGTTCGCACCTGCGCGATGACAACACGCGATTTGCGATACGTGTCGAACTTGCGATCGCTAGTTGAGTGTGAGCTTCCGCGCTGTGAATGCTTCGGCGTAGTTGCTGACACATTCTAGCCCACGTAGTCGATGGACGGCGTCAAAGGTTTCCCGCGTAAACCAGTTCTTGCTCCGCTGCGTCGCGAAATGATGCATCAGAAGATCAACCTTCCGCTGGCAAACATCTGCTTCCAACGGAACATACATATTCGGATGCCCCAAGTCGCCTTCAAATTTGGGAATTTCGTACTCGAGAATGGCGTGGTTCCGAAAGGTGCACCACGTAAGGTCTGCTAGCACGCGATGATCTTGGTGCGCATCTTCCTTTCGATGGGTAAACACAACATCCGGCTGAATTACTTTCGACAACGAGTGAAAGAAATCCTTGATTGCTTCGCCTTCGTAGGGGAAGTAACTGTCGCGAAAGCCCTTCACGATCACTTCCCGTTCGTGACACCCTTCCAGGAAATCATTGGCCGAGGCAGTCGCTTCGTCGACGCGAGTTTGTTCGCCGCTAAACACCACCCAACAGACTTTGAGACCCGGGTTTTCCGCGATCAACTTCAGCAGCGTGCCACCGCAACCGATTTCGATGTCGTCGGAGTGTGCCCCGAGACATAAGACTGTCTTGAGGTTCCGAAGCTGCAACGGAATCATGAGTCCTCTCCCGTGTGAACTTGATCGTTGCTAGAACTGTGCACAGGCTCCGTCTGAGAACCCATGATTTCCCGGCTGATTCCCTCAACATCGGACATCAATCGACTCTCGACATCAATCGGCACCACTTGGTTTCCTGGGTTTGCTCCACGATCGGACCGCTTCCAGACTTCCCAAGGAGCTTCGCCGGATGCGTACATATCATCCAATTGCTGTTTCTCTTTGAATGTATCCATACAGCCAAAGAAACCTTCGTATTGTTTGGCGAATAGTTTTCGATCTGCGATCAGCCGTTGGAATGGCTCCGAGACGAGTTCCTCACCTTCATGGAGATAGTCGAAGATCTCGTGTTGTAGCACGAAGAATCCTGCGTTGATCCATGAATTTCCAGCCGTCATGCTTTCAATCGAAGTCACGCAGGAATCTTGCTGACATTGAATCGTGTGAAAGCTCTGCATCGGCTTGATCGCCAGGCATGTTGCCAACGCGTTCTGTTGGTGATGCAAGTCAATCAATTCAGGCAGGGGGGCATCGGAAAGGCCATCCGCGTAGTTGGCTAGGAACGTGTCTTCCCCATCAAGATAAGGACGAACCGCACGGAGTCGCTCACCAATGTTGGCCTGCGTTCCCGTATCGACAAAGGTGATTGTCCAGTCATGCGTGTCGCTCGCCAGCAGATCAACTTGGCCACCACCGGAGAGTACAAAGTCATTGGAAACGCACTCGTCATAGTTCAAGAAGTACTTCTTGATGACATCCGCTTTCCAACCCAAGCAAAGGATAAAATCCTTATGGCCGAAATGAGCATAGTATTTCATGATGTGCCACAGAATCGGACGATAACCGATCGGCACCATAGGCTTCGGCACAGACTCTGAGTACTCGCGAAGTCGCATTCCGAATCCGCCGCAAAACAATACGACTTTCATGAATATTCTCTCCGTTGTGAAACTAGGGGATAGTCGGTCGGTTCACCTCGGTCAACGAAAGTTTGAAGACCAAGTCCAGAGCGATTCTGTTCTGCCGACTACAAACGAGGTCTGATTGAAGCCGGCGAACCTTTGATGTCTGTACACTGCGGAATCCTGAGTCTAAAAGACTTCCAACTCAGGAATTGCCACAATGAACTTCGCTCCCCACTCTCGTGTATAATCGAGTTGAGAAGTGATTTCCGCTCGTAGGTTCCAAGGCAGAATGAAGATATAATCTGGTCGTGTCTGTTCGATTCGATCGATGTCAAAGATCGGAATGTGCGACCCTGGTAGAAATCGCCCATGCTTGTATGGGTTGCGATCGACCACGTAGTCCAAGAAGTCTTCCCGAATTCCGCAGTAGTTGAGGAGCGTGTTGCCTTTACCTGGCGCACCGTAGCCCGCGATCTGCTTGCCTTCACGTTTCAGGCGAATCAGAAGGTCCAAGAGATCATGCTTGGTTTTCTCGACCCGTTGCGAGTACGAGGTGTACGTCTTTAGGTCGGTAAAACCTCGTTCATCTTCGTATTGCAGCATTCGCTCAACAGCCGGTGAGATCGGCTTGGTACTATCCTCGGTGTGGCGAGCATAGATTCGAATCGAACCGCCGTGTGACGGAAGTTCTTCGACGTCGTACAATGCTAGTCCGTGATGGGCAAAAATCTTGCGGACGACATGAAACGACAAGTAGGAATAGTGTTCCTGATAGAATCCATCAAAGTGATTCTGTTCGATGATGTTTACCAGATGCGGAAACTCCATCGTAATCGTGCCACGTTCGCTGAGGATAATCTTCATACCGCCAACGAAGTCGTTGATATCCGGGACATGTGCTAGCACATTGTTCCCTAGAAGAAGATCGGGCCGGATTCCCTCCTTCGCAAACTGGCGAGCGACTTCAACACCGAAATACTCGACCCGTGTTGGAATTCCCCGTTCCTCGGCAACGGCCGCCACATTCGGAGCGGGTTCGATACCGAGACAAGGAATGTGTCGTTCGACGAAGTTCCGTAAGAGGTAACCATCGTTGCTGGCGAGTTCGACCACGAGACTATCCCGCGTCAACCCAAGTCGGGGGACAATCATATCCGTGTAGGCTGTGGCATGTTTGAGCCAGGAATCCGAATACGATGAGAAATAGGCATACTCTTGGCCAAAAATCTCTTCGCCGCTGACGTATGCTTCGACCTGGACCAACAGACATTTGTCACAGACGAATGCGTGCAACGGGTAGAATGATTCAGCGGCGTTAAGTTGGTCCGCGGTCAGAAACGTTTCGCAAAGAGGAGACATTCCTAGGTCGACAACAGATTGTGTCAGCGGGTGCCGACAGAATCGACAATGATGTGCCGGAGCCGCCGGTAGGTTCGCACATGCCGCGTCGTTGCTAGCGGAGTTCTTAACATCGTTCAGATTACAGACAGCTTGAATCATAGTATGCAAACCCAGGTTGGTGGCGAATTCGGATTTCTGAAATTGTGGTGCTGGAACGGACGTTCGGGATAGGTGGATAAACGACTGCTAGTTATACTTCCGGTACACAGACGCTGTCGGGCGATCGACATAGTTTTCAACGCCGTTTTCAAGAGCTTCGCGATAGATTGGGAGAGCCCCCTCGACGGCATCGATTGTTCGCTGAACGTCGGAATCGGAATGCGAGTAACTGATGATGAACGATGGCCCAAGAATCCCACGCTTGATGATCTCTTGCATAAATAATGCCCGGAACCATTGGCTAGGGCGTTGTTGCGAGTCCAGCGTGTGATAGACCAACGCACATGGTCGTCCATGAATTTGCACGTACTTGGATAGACCAAAGTCACGAATGACGTTGTCGAGTCCTTCCTTGAGCTTTCGACCTTGTTCGTACAACGTTTCAATAACAGGTTCCGTTCGGTAGGTCTGAATCGTTGCTAGTGCAGCGGCTAAGGCGTGCGTTTCCGCTCCATGAGTGGTCGACAACAAGAAAACTCGCTCTCGATCATGATGCAATCCGCCCAGTTCCATGAGCTCGCGTTTCCCAGTCAAGGCTGATACTGAGAATCCATTCGCTAACGCTTTGCCCCAACAACTAAGATCAGGAATGATCTGATACTCTCGCTGACCACCGCCGATGTTCCAGCGGAACCCGGTGATCATCTCATCAAGAATGAACACTGTTCCATTTTCCACACAGAGTTCCTGAACCTGATGAAGAAACGCATCCTGGGGATCTTCGTACTTCGCTGGCTCAAGGATAACAGCAGCGATCTGGTCTTGGTGGTTCGCGAAGAGTTGCCGAACGCTTTCAAGATCGTTGTACCGAAAACTTAACGACAACTCCTGGTGCTCTGCGGGGATGCCGGCATCCATCGGTGTTTGGCCGATGAACCAATCGTTTGTCGCAAAGAACGGATGGTCGGAACAATAGGCGATGTGACTTCGCCCGGTGTGGGCTCTAGCGAGTTTCAGGGCCGCGGACGTGACATCCGATCCGTCCTTCGCGAACTTCACCATGTCTGCGCCCGTGATGACGCTTAACAATTCCTCAGCCACCTCGAATTCGAGAGGTGACGGTCGACTGAAGTTGCACCCGCGTTCGAGTTCGGCACGTGCAGCATCGACGACCTTCGGAAACGCATGCCCCAAGGTGACCGCTCGACATCCCATGCCATATTCGATGTATTCGTTGCCATCGAGGTCAAAGACATGACAGCCTTGGCCATGCGAGATGAATCCCGGTGATAGCGTGGGGAACTGATCGTCACCTTTTGCGTAGGTGTGAGCGCCACCAGGCACTAGCTGGTGACTTCTCTGTTGCAATTGCTTCGAAAGCTCAAAATTCGTTCGAAGTGATTGGTCTTGAAGTTGTGACACAGCAATGTTCCTAGTACTCAAGGTCGACTAGCGCTTTTCAAACTCATGCCCGAGGGGATCGACATCTGATCGCATGGTTCGTAACTTAAATCGTAGCCTTTGCATCTACGAGTGGGGTGCTATCGTGCTGCTTTCGGGCCTTGATGCCACGTTCTTCGAGCAGCCGTCCTTGGGATGCGACAAACGCTTGCTCGTATTCTTCGATTTGCGCGAGGCTAACGTCTCGCATGCTGGATGGACCTTCGAACCAAGCTTTGTACCACTGTGCGGTTTTCTGCAAAGTTTCCTGGACGGTCCAACATGGTTTCCACGGCAAACGCCACATCGCTTTGTCGATTGCAAGGTGTAGCAAGGTCGCCTCTCGCAATTGATCAGGATGACTCACGTCACGCCAAGAGCCGGTTCCCCATTCTTCCAGAAATGTTTCAACAACACCGCGGACGCTCAACTCATTTCCAGGAAGTGGGCCGATGTTCCAGCCGTCGCATAGAGTTGTGTCGTTTGTTTGGAGCAGTCGCTGGACCAGCGTCAAATAGCCGCTCAAGGCTTGCAGCACATGTTGCCAGGGGCGATATGCATGCGGATTGCGAAGCTCGACAGGTTGTGAGTTTTCCAGAGACTTCACGAGGTCAACAATTAGTGCATCACTTGTCCAATCGCCACCGCCGATCACGTTGCCGGCACGAGCGGAAGCGAGCTTGACGCCGTGTTGATTCAAGCGTTCGGGAGCAAAGAATGAGTGACGATACGATCGCACCACAATTTCAGCGGCTCCTTTGCTGCCACCGTAGGGATCGTGGTCTCCGAAGGCGTCGGTCTCACGATACCCCCAGAGCTGCTCCACATTCTCGTAGCATTTGTCACTCGTAATGCAGAGAGCAACACATGGACGCTTTAGCTCTCGCACCGCATCGAGAACACTTGCGGTACCAACTGCATTGATATCGAAAGTCTCACGTGGAATCCGATAGCTTTCGCGAACTACGGTTTGAGCCGCAAGATGCAACACAATGTCTGGTTGCGTTTCCTGCATCGCATTGTTGAGCGTTTCAAAATCGCGAATGTCGGCTTCGTAGTTCTTGACGAGCACATCATACACATTGGCTACATGGTAGTGACTTGGATTCGTTGGAGGGGCGAGCGCGTATCCAACAACTTCGGCCCCGAGTCGATTCAACCACAGACAGAGCCATGATCCTTTGAATCCGGTGTGACCTGTCACGAAGACTTTACGACCGTTGAATACGCCGTCGAATGGCATTTCCATGAGATTTCATCCCAGTGAATCAATGCGTGGTTTGTTGCGAAGGGGAACTAGAAAAACATAGGTTACGAATGGTCGGCAGCTGTATGTATATTCTGAGAAACATCGAGATTTCTAAAAAACCACTGCGGCATTGAACGCGTTTCGACTACGGAACACTCGCGGTGGCTCGAGTTCATTGAGCGACAGGCTGATGTGGAGTTAACTTTGATAGTCACGAAAAGAACCAGTGTTTAGACGTGTTCCGAAGCACGCAAACCTCCGCGGGAGCAGATCGCAGTTGCGAAATTGCTTATCGGCTGTGGCCGAAGATTGGTGTCTTCATCGACGGAGTGTAACGCGATGCTGATCTCACGATTTTCCGCGTTAGTTTGCGGAGTTGGAAGACGTACCGCATGAGGTGACCATAGCAACGCAATCGGTCCGTTCGACTGAGATCGGCTCTCTGAATCGCCTCGTGATAACCGCGGAGAATCGCAAATGACGTAGAGTGAGGAGCACTGCCATCGACACCAAAAGTGAACTCGTCGCGGTCGTTGCCCGACGCCATCGAGCCCGAAGCGTCCGGATGGATGCGTTGAAAGAACATGACTTCGGGAATTTCGATGAACTGACCGCGAATGGCCAACTCCGACATTAAGACCTTTTCTGCCCCGTAGAAAGGACCTTCCAAGGCCGTTTCCGCGAGGACATCACTTCGGATTAATCCGAACGAGTCTGAACACCACGTCGTTCCCAACAGTACCGCCGCGAATCGGCTGGGAGCAGAGGCAGAGCAAACGTCGTTGATGGAAAGTCGTGAACCCGTTGCAACCAAGCTATGAGCGTTTTGAGAGTACGGCTCGTTGGAGTGGTGTGCCTCGTCCAGCTTGTTTCCGGCTTCGTCAATGTGAACAGTGAGGGAGTGACACCAGACGCAATCCGGGTGAGTCTCAAGTGTCTCTGTCATCCGGTCCAAATATGTCGGCGAACAAAGATCATCGACCGCAGCCCACTTGAAGTATTCCCCACGACTCAAGTGAAAGACTTGGTTGAAATTCCAATTGGCTCCTCGATTGACCTTTTGTTGATGGTAGTGGATTCGCTCGTCAAGACTTGCATAGTGTTGGCAGATCGACTGAGTTTTGTCCGTCGATGCGTTGTCGGAAATGACAATCTCGAAGTCGCGAAATGTTTGATTGAGGAGGCAATCTAGGCACTCACGGAGGTACCGCTCACCATTGTAGACGGGTAAACCGATGCTAACTTTGGGGAGGCTAACGCTCATCGCTTTGATTCCAATCTAGCAATGCCGAGTGTTTTAGGCTTATTGCTTTCTTGCACGTTGACGAAGGACTCTCGGAATGTTGGCTAGGGACAACGCTAGCTTTGCCAGGTATTGTGTGTTCGTAACCAAGTAACGTCGCCAAAGCCGCTTAGGTTCCTTGACAAGTCGAAACAACCACTCGAGACCAAGCTTCTGCATCCAAGACGGTGCGGTCTCCTTCACACCTGCGTGAAAGTCGAACGCTGCCCCGACACAGACTTGCACTGCGTTGAGATGCTTGCGAATCCGATGTGCGAAAATATCCTGCTTCGGACAGCCGAGTCCGATAAACACTAGACCCGCCTTTGACGCGTTGATACGCTCGGCAACGTCTTCTAGTTCTGCGTCGGTAAGCTCACGGTAAGGCGGGGACTCGTATCCGGCGATTTCAAGCTCGGGGAACAAAGCCTTCAATCGCTCAGGAAGCTTAGCGGCCACGTCCGGACTTCCACCATATAGGTAAACGAGGACTTTGTGTTCGGCAGCCGCTTCGCAAAGTCGCAAAGTGAGCTCGGGGCCATAGACACGATCTTTCAGCCCGGCTCCGTGCAGAAGGTTTAGTGCCCACCGAACTGGCTGTCCGTCCGGTGTGATCATATCGAACGAATTCGCAATTTCGCGAAGTTCCGGATCGTTCGAGAATGTCATTAAAGCGTGAACGGCATGACATGACACAACCGATGGGATATGGTGTTGGGCTGCATGGATCGTGGCTCGCACAGCGTCATCGTAGGTGGTTTCGGAAATCTGGACCCCGAAGATCGTTCGTTTTTCTGGCCAACAGGCTTTAAACTGTGATCCAGAGTTGAGACTTTGCGAGGCAGTGCTGGGCGATTCTTCGATTAGCGTGACCATAACGTTTCCCCTAAGCTGTAAGAACTGTCGTGTTCGATGCGTTCCGTTGTAACCGACTCGTAGGTGAGTGTAGCCGGTCCAAATCAGTCTTCGAGTCGACGGGATTCCGGTCGGACGAGGTCGCATTACCAATCGCAATACCGAGCATGACGAAGAAGAAGACGGACTCTGGTTGAACTGGCCCCATGATTGATTCGTTCATCGTTGACCAACCGAGGTACCACATTCCAATAAGTCCTAAGAAGTCGCCCAGCCGCCGATAGTTTGGTTTGTGGCGAAGTTGATAAGTCGCCTTCAAATATGATCGAACGAGTCCAAGGAGGAATAACGTCAATCCAACTACGCCGGTTGTGACTGCGACCTGTAGGACGAGGTTGTGTGCAGTGTAGTTGGCCCAGTTGTACCAAACGTACATTTGCCCTTCTTTGGAGGTGACGAAGTACCCGTGTCCGATGACTGGTGACTCTAGGAACGACTTCCATTGGGCCGTCCACATTTCTTCGCGACCGGACAATGCCGAGAGCTGAGAAACGTCCTGGCCCCGGCTTGCATAACTAACGACATTGCTGCCGAGAGATTCAAAGAGTGAGAAGTATGGATCAATCAGAAGATATGAGGTACCTAGGATACACAGCGTCGCAAGTGAGATTGATGTGAGAAGCCGACTACCATAGAAGTAAAAGACTGTTAACAAAGTGATCGCATTGACGAGGAAACACAGCCGGTTGGCAGAAAGGACTAGCACCATGGTGTGCGGTACGACCATCCAAATCAGCCACCGTGTCCAACTGAAACCCCATATTAGCCAGATTGATACTAGGCTAACCAAACCCAACGACGCCGTGGCAGCGGTATTTGTTGCATGAAAAAGTCCGGTGCCTTCTCTCGTCATACTTCCGACACTCGGTGTCAAGAAGTAACAAAACAGGATGAGGCAGGTCACGGCCGAAAGTATCAACGAAAGTTGCTTCAAAAGGAATTCGGTCACTCCCTGTCGTTGACACAAATGTGCAGCGAGTACCGACACTAGCATTAGCGTTCCCAGACTTGAGGCCTGGGCAAATGAAACCGATCTTAAAGGCGACCATGCAACTGATAGTACCGCCCAGACGAGAAACAGGATGGGCGGAAGGAGGCGCGCTCGGATGTCTGAGAACCCGCTGTCTCCGACGATCCGTTTGATTCGCCACATTAGTATCATGGTGACGAACCCGCGAATTGCCAGTTTCAACAGTCCAATGCTATCAAGGCCACCAGCAGCCAAGTGGTCTTCGCGTTCAGGCAACGAGAACGTTGCGGTCGTCAACAACCAGCACGCGATTGCAAGGACATAAAGGTCCGTACGGCTGCTCTTTTCTTCGCTGTGGGAGACTTTGGTCAGTTTCATCCTGATTGGTCCACGGCGATGCTTTTCTGAAACGAAAGTTAGTACAGATGTCTAAGTTGATGGCAACGCAGACCTTGATGCTAAACGCAACCCTATGGAGATCCATTTGGTCTCAGTGATCGGCTAGGAATGACCTCGCGATTCTCTATCGTCCTGGAGGACAAGACGATATGCCATCCAAATGTAGCTCACGGATAGCAGAGTGCCAAGTAGTAATCCAAGAGCGGCACCGACGACACCCCAAGCTTGAATCATTGTAACGGCCGCCAGGCCTGTAGTGGCCAAACCGATGCAGGCGGCTCGGAACGTGACTTGCGGTTTCTCTAATGCCAGCAATGCCCATTCG
This window encodes:
- a CDS encoding NAD(P)/FAD-dependent oxidoreductase; amino-acid sequence: MIQTTPTTKTRPQPNLENSYDVVVIGGGPAGSTVAALVAEQGRSVLLLERTAVPRFHVGESLIPETYWPLERLGLLDRMRESAFPKKFSVQFVSEGHKESAPFYFDEHNPHESSVTWQVERGIFDEMLIDRAVELGASCRTDAQVLDVMFTEDRAKGVRVKTEDGTRDIACQVVIDASGQSAFLASRLNLRVPDPKLRMATIWTYYENAIRGKGKDEGATLILQTPGKKSWFWYIPLPDNIVSIGCTGTLDYMFGDKLPAADVYERELKRCPALQRRLEPAQRVADHFTTKDFSYTTSKSAGSGWLLVGDAGGFIDPVYSSGVFLALKSGWMAADAIAAAFKTNDFSETTLGSWVPEYRAGVSRFRKLVYAFYSTEFSFGSFLKQHPEYHSAVVDILIGNVFKPELDEMFEAMGTP
- a CDS encoding PIG-L deacetylase family protein, producing MIPLQLRNLKTVLCLGAHSDDIEIGCGGTLLKLIAENPGLKVCWVVFSGEQTRVDEATASANDFLEGCHEREVIVKGFRDSYFPYEGEAIKDFFHSLSKVIQPDVVFTHRKEDAHQDHRVLADLTWCTFRNHAILEYEIPKFEGDLGHPNMYVPLEADVCQRKVDLLMHHFATQRSKNWFTRETFDAVHRLRGLECVSNYAEAFTARKLTLN
- a CDS encoding glucose-1-phosphate cytidylyltransferase; the encoded protein is MKVVLFCGGFGMRLREYSESVPKPMVPIGYRPILWHIMKYYAHFGHKDFILCLGWKADVIKKYFLNYDECVSNDFVLSGGGQVDLLASDTHDWTITFVDTGTQANIGERLRAVRPYLDGEDTFLANYADGLSDAPLPELIDLHHQQNALATCLAIKPMQSFHTIQCQQDSCVTSIESMTAGNSWINAGFFVLQHEIFDYLHEGEELVSEPFQRLIADRKLFAKQYEGFFGCMDTFKEKQQLDDMYASGEAPWEVWKRSDRGANPGNQVVPIDVESRLMSDVEGISREIMGSQTEPVHSSSNDQVHTGEDS
- a CDS encoding class I SAM-dependent methyltransferase, translating into MIQAVCNLNDVKNSASNDAACANLPAAPAHHCRFCRHPLTQSVVDLGMSPLCETFLTADQLNAAESFYPLHAFVCDKCLLVQVEAYVSGEEIFGQEYAYFSSYSDSWLKHATAYTDMIVPRLGLTRDSLVVELASNDGYLLRNFVERHIPCLGIEPAPNVAAVAEERGIPTRVEYFGVEVARQFAKEGIRPDLLLGNNVLAHVPDINDFVGGMKIILSERGTITMEFPHLVNIIEQNHFDGFYQEHYSYLSFHVVRKIFAHHGLALYDVEELPSHGGSIRIYARHTEDSTKPISPAVERMLQYEDERGFTDLKTYTSYSQRVEKTKHDLLDLLIRLKREGKQIAGYGAPGKGNTLLNYCGIREDFLDYVVDRNPYKHGRFLPGSHIPIFDIDRIEQTRPDYIFILPWNLRAEITSQLDYTREWGAKFIVAIPELEVF
- a CDS encoding glutamate-1-semialdehyde 2,1-aminomutase, which encodes MSQLQDQSLRTNFELSKQLQQRSHQLVPGGAHTYAKGDDQFPTLSPGFISHGQGCHVFDLDGNEYIEYGMGCRAVTLGHAFPKVVDAARAELERGCNFSRPSPLEFEVAEELLSVITGADMVKFAKDGSDVTSAALKLARAHTGRSHIAYCSDHPFFATNDWFIGQTPMDAGIPAEHQELSLSFRYNDLESVRQLFANHQDQIAAVILEPAKYEDPQDAFLHQVQELCVENGTVFILDEMITGFRWNIGGGQREYQIIPDLSCWGKALANGFSVSALTGKRELMELGGLHHDRERVFLLSTTHGAETHALAAALATIQTYRTEPVIETLYEQGRKLKEGLDNVIRDFGLSKYVQIHGRPCALVYHTLDSQQRPSQWFRALFMQEIIKRGILGPSFIISYSHSDSDVQRTIDAVEGALPIYREALENGVENYVDRPTASVYRKYN
- the rfbG gene encoding CDP-glucose 4,6-dehydratase, which produces MEMPFDGVFNGRKVFVTGHTGFKGSWLCLWLNRLGAEVVGYALAPPTNPSHYHVANVYDVLVKNYEADIRDFETLNNAMQETQPDIVLHLAAQTVVRESYRIPRETFDINAVGTASVLDAVRELKRPCVALCITSDKCYENVEQLWGYRETDAFGDHDPYGGSKGAAEIVVRSYRHSFFAPERLNQHGVKLASARAGNVIGGGDWTSDALIVDLVKSLENSQPVELRNPHAYRPWQHVLQALSGYLTLVQRLLQTNDTTLCDGWNIGPLPGNELSVRGVVETFLEEWGTGSWRDVSHPDQLREATLLHLAIDKAMWRLPWKPCWTVQETLQKTAQWYKAWFEGPSSMRDVSLAQIEEYEQAFVASQGRLLEERGIKARKQHDSTPLVDAKATI
- a CDS encoding glycosyltransferase family 2 protein, translated to MSVSLPKVSIGLPVYNGERYLRECLDCLLNQTFRDFEIVISDNASTDKTQSICQHYASLDERIHYHQQKVNRGANWNFNQVFHLSRGEYFKWAAVDDLCSPTYLDRMTETLETHPDCVWCHSLTVHIDEAGNKLDEAHHSNEPYSQNAHSLVATGSRLSINDVCSASAPSRFAAVLLGTTWCSDSFGLIRSDVLAETALEGPFYGAEKVLMSELAIRGQFIEIPEVMFFQRIHPDASGSMASGNDRDEFTFGVDGSAPHSTSFAILRGYHEAIQRADLSRTDRLRCYGHLMRYVFQLRKLTRKIVRSASRYTPSMKTPIFGHSR
- a CDS encoding WecB/TagA/CpsF family glycosyltransferase, with amino-acid sequence MVTLIEESPSTASQSLNSGSQFKACWPEKRTIFGVQISETTYDDAVRATIHAAQHHIPSVVSCHAVHALMTFSNDPELREIANSFDMITPDGQPVRWALNLLHGAGLKDRVYGPELTLRLCEAAAEHKVLVYLYGGSPDVAAKLPERLKALFPELEIAGYESPPYRELTDAELEDVAERINASKAGLVFIGLGCPKQDIFAHRIRKHLNAVQVCVGAAFDFHAGVKETAPSWMQKLGLEWLFRLVKEPKRLWRRYLVTNTQYLAKLALSLANIPRVLRQRARKQ
- a CDS encoding O-antigen ligase family protein, with amino-acid sequence MVVPHTMVLVLSANRLCFLVNAITLLTVFYFYGSRLLTSISLATLCILGTSYLLIDPYFSLFESLGSNVVSYASRGQDVSQLSALSGREEMWTAQWKSFLESPVIGHGYFVTSKEGQMYVWYNWANYTAHNLVLQVAVTTGVVGLTLFLLGLVRSYLKATYQLRHKPNYRRLGDFLGLIGMWYLGWSTMNESIMGPVQPESVFFFVMLGIAIGNATSSDRNPVDSKTDLDRLHSPTSRLQRNASNTTVLTA